CAAGCGCTCGTCGACACGTTCCAAGATATTGCGCGGTTCGAGAAATTCCTTGCCGCCATTGCTGGCGTCGAACGACACGATGCACTGGGCGGTCGGTTCATGCGCCCACGGCACCGGCACAAGGGTGCCGGGTACCGGAAACATAACGCCATCCGGATCGCCGTCGCTAAAGCCCACGCCGCCGGCGTCCGACGTATTGCCGGTAACGTCCACCACCATTGCCGAATACGGCATCAGCATGCCTTTTTCGTAAAGGTGCGGCACTTCGGCGCGGGGATAGCGTTTGCCGCGCATGATGCCGTTGATGTCGACGAACAAAGCGTCGACATGTTGAACGCGCGGATGGGCGTCAAGAAAGGCCTCGGCTTCCAAACGCGCCGCTTCCGGATTGTGGGACTTCATGGAAAGGTACTCCGATTATCGAACTTGAATGTCGTTAAGATGAGGCAGCGGCCAACATCTCATCTTTCTTGCGCTGGTCTTCGCGTTTCTTGTGCATGATGGACGTCAGCAACACCCCCACCGCGACAATGCCGATCAAAATCGTCGAAACCGCATTGATTTCCGGGGTCACGCCCAAACGCACCATCGAATAGATCTTCATCGGCAAGGTCGTCGCCCCCGGCCCGGTGGTGAAGCTGGCGATCACCAAATCGTCCAGCGACAACGTGAACGACAGCAACCAGCCCGACAGAACGCCCGGTAAGATCACCGGCAAGGTGATGACGAAGAACGTCTTCAGCGGCGTGCAGCCCAAGTCCATCGCCGCTTCTTCGATGGAGCGGTCGAACGAGTTGAGCCGTGCTTGAATGACCACCGCCACGTAACACATCGAAAAGGTCGTGTGCGCCAACGTGATGGTCCACATGCCGCGATCGAGCGAGATCGCCACGAACATCAACAGCAATGACAGACCGGTGATCACTTCAGGCATGACCAACGGCGCATAGATCATGCCGTTAAATAACGTACGGCCGCGAAAGCGCCCGAAACGCACCATGGAAAAACCCGCCATGGTGCCGAAAACGGTCGCAAAGGTGGACGAAATCAACGCCACTTTGATGGTCACCATGGCGGCGCTGAGAATGCCTTCGTTTTGCAACAGCGCCCCGTACCATTTGGTCGAGAACCCAGCCCACACGGTCACCAGACGAGATTCGTTAAAACTGTAAATGACCAACAGCAAAATCGGCACGTACAGGAACGAAAATCCCAGAACTAGGGAGAGTTTATTAAACCAGCTCCATTGTTTGAGCATGCCGTCTCTCCCCTACTCGCCCAGCGCGCTGCGGCGCGACTGGAATTTCTGGAACCACACGATCGGCACCACGAGCATCAGCAATAAGATCACCGCAGCGGCAGACGCCAACGGCCAATCGCGGTTGTTGAAGAATTCCGCCCACAGGGTTTTGCCGATCATCAAGGTGCTCGACCCACCCAAAAGATCCGGGATCACGAACTCGCCCACGGCCGGGATGAAGACCAGGAAGCACCCCGCGATAACACCCGGAAGCGACAATGGGAAGGTGACTTTCCAAAACGCTTGAAACGGCGGACAGCCGAGATCGGACGCCGCTTCCAAAAGCGAGTGATCCATTTTTTCCAGGCTCGAATACAGCGGCAGGATCATGAACGGCAGATACGAATAGACGATGCCGATATAGACCGCGACATCGGTGTGTAAGATCACCAGCGGCTCATCGATGATGCCAAGCCAAATCAGGAACATGTTGAGAAAGCCTTCGGGCTTCAAAATGCCGATCCATGCGTAAACGCGGATCAGAAACGATGTCCAAAACGGCAAGATCACCAGCATCACCAACGGCAACCGCCACGTTTTCGGCGCGCGGGCCATCCCGTAGGCGATGGGATAGCCGACCAACAGCGTCAGCACCGTCGACAGCACCGCAATCTTCAAACTGCTGAGATAGGAATTGACGTACAGCGAGTCCGAAAACAAACGCTGGTAGTTGGCCAGGTTCAGCGTGATCTGCAGATAGGTATCATTGACCATCTCATAGAGCGGCGCATACGGCGGAATGGCGATGCGAATTTCGGAAAAGCTGATTTTGAAAACGATGAAAAACGGCACCAGAAACAGCACCAAAAGCCACGCGTACGGAACCATCACCGTCAGCGTGCGGCCTTGAATGCCCCAGCGCCCGCATTGGCCGCTGGCCCATCGTGCCAAAGAGCAGGTGCGGATGCTTTGCACCCCCCGCCGCATCACAGTCAGTGCACCCATTTTGCCTTGTGTGCTTTGAGATGACATGCTCGTCGCCCCCCTGCTCAGCTCAGCAACACAACAGAGGCGTCGGGCGACCACGTTACATAAACGCGATCTTCCCACGTGATGGTGCGTTCCGTTTCGCGCGAACGATTGGTCATCGCCACCGTCACCATGCGGCCGTCATCCAGGCGTACGTGGTAAACCGACAACTTGCCGAGATACGCGATATCCCAGACTTCGCCCTGCAGAACGTTTTCCGTCATGTTCTTGGGTGGGTTCAAGCTGACGATCATCTTTTCCGGCCGGATCGCGACCCATGCCATTTCGCCCGCGACAGCGTTGACGCTGCGCCCCGAGCGCACCGGAGCATCGATGCCGTTGATCAGGATTTGTGCGGTGTCGGCCTGAACATCACCGATGCGACCTTCCAAGATATTCACGTCACCGATGAACTCGGCAACCTTGCGCGAATTGGGATATTCGTATACTTCGCCGGGGCCCGCAACCTGTGCCACGGTGCCGTGGTCCATCACGGCGATACGCGACGACACGGTCATCGCCTCTTCTTGATCGTGGGTCACGATGACGAAGGTGATACCCAGTTTTTCTTGAATGTTCATCAATTCAAACTGGGTTTCTTCGCGCAGCTTTTTGTCCAACGCGCCAAGCGGTTCGTCCAACAACAGCATTTTCGGGTTCTTCGCCAACGAGCGGGCCAAGGCCACGCGCTGGCGCTGGCCGCCGGAAAGCTGATCGGGCTTGCGTTTGGCGAAGCTGTTCAACTTCACCAAATTGATCATGCGTTCGACTTGGTCGGCGATTTCTGTTTTGGGCATGCGGTCTTGCTTAAGACCAAAGGCGATGTTTTGCTCGACGGTCATGTGCGGAAACAGCGCATACGACTGGAACATCATGTTCACGGGACGCTTGTGCGGGGGAACGGTCGACATGTCTTCGCCGTCGATGATTATGCGTCCCGAAGTGGGAATTTCAAATCCCGCGAGCATCCGCAGCAGCGTCGTCTTTCCGCACCCGCTGGGCCCCAGCAGGGAAAAGAACTCGCGTTCGTAAATATCGAGAGAGATGTTGTCGACAGCGGTAAAATTGCCGAATTTTTTGGTAACGTTTTCGATGCGCACGAAGGGCTTCTTATCCGCTTCGAGCCAAGGTGCAAACACCTTGCGCGCTTGTGAACTGGCGTCGGCCATGATGCCCGAGCCCTCCTCAACTGTGGAAGAAAAGTGCCGCCCCATCCGTTAACCGGGGGGGGATGGGGCGGCGTGGTCTTCAGATGTTATTGACCGCTTTTCACGCGGGTCCACAGGCGCGTCACGGCACGCTGGGAGTCCGTGTCGTACGGCGTGGTGATGTAAAGCGTCTTCAGCGCTTCCGGCGTCGGATAGATCGCCGGATCACCAATCACGTCCTCGGCGAGGAACTTCTCGGACGCTTTGTTGCCGTTGGCGTAGTAAACGTAGTTGGACGCTTTCGCCATTACTTCGGGACGCATGATGTAGTTGATGAAGGTGTGCGCGTTGTTCGGATGGGCGGCATCGGCCGGGATCGCCATCATGTCGAACCACATCAACGCACCTTCGTTCGGCGCTACATAGCTGATCTCGACGCCATTGTTGGCTTCTGCTGCACGGTCACGCGCTTGCAGCACGTCGCCAGACCAACCCACGGCGACACAGATGTCGCCGTTGGCCAGCGCATCGATGTATTCCGAAGAATGGAACTTGCGGATGTAGGGACGGATCGCCATCAACACGGCTTCGGCCTTGGCGATGACATTGACGTCCTTGCTGTCCGGATCTTCACCGATGTAGTTAAGCGCAGCCGGGATCATTTCGTCGCCAGCATCCAGCATGTAGATACCGCAATCGGCGAACTTGGCGGCGACTTCGGGTTTGAAAATCATGTCCCAAGAATTGACCGGCGCGTCGGCCATGCGTTCGTTGACCATGTTGACGTTGTAGCCGATGCCGGTGGTGCCCCACATATAGTTGACGGCGTATTTGTTACCCGGATCCCACTTGGAGGTGCGGTCCAAAACCAAGTCCCACAGATTACCCCAATTGGTCAGCTTTTCGCGGTCGAGTTCCTGAAACACGCCAGCTTGGATCTGACGGCCGAGGAACGTGCCGGACGGAACCACAACGTCATAACCGGAACCACCGGCCAGAAGCTTGGTTTCGAGAACGTCGTTGGAATCGAACACGTCATAGACGACCTTGATTCCGGTTTCGGCTTCGAACTCGGCAAGGATTTCTTCGTCGATATAGTCCGACCAGTTGTAGACGTTGACGATTTTTTCTTCCGGCTTATCGCCGCAGGCCGACAGGGCGAGCGCCGCCACGGCCAAAAGTGCTGCACCAAACTTTTTCATCTTAACCCTCCAACAAAAATGAGAATTTCATAATTCTACGGCTTGTTATGTTCCCCAACATTACACGCCCATATGCCACTTACATCATACCGATGTCCTTGGCCGTCAAGTCCAGACACATGAGCGCCTTATCCAAGAGCTCGTCAATCTCTGCCTTGGTGATCACCAGCGGCGGCGCCAACAACATGGAGTCGCCCGTCGCGCGCATAATGATGTTGTTCTCAAAGCAGTGATTGCGACAAATCATACCCACTTCTCCGACTTTGTCGAATGGCTGATGCGTTTCTTTGTCTTTCACCAATTCCAGGGCGGCGATCAAGCCGCGGCCGCGGACTTGGCCGACCAGAGGGTGATCGGCGAAGGCCTTGAGGCGCTCTTGCATGTAGGGTCCGATGTCGGTTTTGACCCGCTCGACCAAGCCTTCGTCGCGCAAAATAGAGATGTTGGCTTGCGCCACGGCTGCGGCAACCGGGTGGCCCGAATAGGTGTAGCCGTGGTTGAAATCGCCGCTGTCTTTCAAAACGTCGACGAGACGGTCGTGGACCATCACACCGGAAATGGGGATGTAGCCCGACGACATGCCCTTGGCCATGGTCATCATATCCGGCTCAAAGCCAAACGACTGGCAACCGAACCATTCGCCGGTACGGCCAAAACCGCAGATCACTTCGTCGGAAACCAGTAAAATGTCGTACTTGCGGCAAATGCGCTGAATTTCCGGCCAATAGCTATCGGGCGGCACGATCACGCCGCCGGCGCCCTGGATCGGCTCACCGATGAACGCGGCGACGTTGTCGGCGCCGAGTTCAAGGATCTTTTCTTCCAGCTTGCCCGCTGCCTTGATGCCGTATTCGTCTGAGGTCATGTCCGCGCCGTTGAAATACCAGTGCGGCTGTTCAATGTGCTCGAAGCCCGGCAGCGGCAAAGGACCTTGTTTGTGCATATAGCCCATTCCGCCGAGGCTCGATCCTGCCAACGTGCTGCCGTGGTAAGCGTTTTGACGCGCGATAAATACCGTCTTGTTGGGCTGGCCCTTGGCCGCCCAATAGCGCCAAGCCAAACGCACCACGGTGTCGTTCGATTCAGAACCCGAGTTGCCGTAGAACACATGGTTCAAGCCATCAGGCGTCACCTCGGACAGCAGCGTCGCCAAGGACGTTGCAGGCATCGTCGTGGTTTGGAAGAACGTGTTGTAGTATGCCAACTCATCCATCTGCCTGGCGGCAACTTCGCTGAGTTCCTTGCGACCATAGCCGATGTTGACGCACCACAGCCCCGACATGCCGTCGATGATTTTTTCACCCTCGGAATCCCAAAGGTACACGCCATCGGCTTTCGTGATAACGCGCACGCCTTTTGCGTTCAATTGCGCGATATCGGTGAACGGGTGCAGGTGATGCTCCCGGTCTTCTTGTTGCCATTGGCTGGTGCTGTTGAGTACGACGTTCATAGTGTTATTCCTTTAAACCAAAGCGATGTCGCAGCAGCCCGCCCACAGCAAATAGCCGGACCGCTTGCGCGCTTAAACATTCAGCAACAAGTGTTCACGCTCCCAAGAACTGATCACTTGGTCATAGGTGATCTGTTCTTCACGCTTCACAATGCAGTAGAGATCGACAAACCGGTCGCCCAAGACGCCGCGCACGGATTCGTTTTGCTCGAACCGTTTCAAGGCATCGGACAAATGGGTCGGCAGGTGTTTCGGCAAAATATAGGCATTGCCCTTTTCCTCTTCGGTGGGCGCGAGGTTTTCGATCATGCCCAAATAGCCACATGCCAAGGTGCCCGCAATCGCCAGGTACGGGTTCACGTCCGCACCGGGCAAGCGGTTTTCAATACGTCGGGCGCTTGGTTCGGAACGCGGAATGCGCAAACCGCAACTGCGGTTGTCGACGCCCCAATGGGTATTGATCGGTGCTTCTTCATAGGTAAAGCGGCGATACGAATTCACGTTGGGCGCGAACAGCGGCATCATCAGCGGCGCGTACGTTTGCAGGCCTGCCAAATAGGACAGGAACAACGTGGTGTTTTGACCGGCCTCATCGCTGAAGACGTTGTTGCCCGATTCGATGTCGTAGAGGCTCTGGTGAATGTGCAAAGCGCTACCCGACTCTTGTTGCATGGGTTTTGCCATGAAGGTCGCATAGACATCGTGGTTGATGGCGGTTTGGCGCAAGGTGCGCTTGAACAAGAACACCTGATCAGCCAGATCCAGCGCTTCGCCGTGCAGGAAGTTCACTTCCATCTGCGCTGCGCCGCCTTCGTGGTTCAGGGTGTCGATGTCGATGCGCTCCGCATCGCAATAGTCGTAAACGTCTTCGAACACGGCATCAAATTCGTTGGCGGCGTCGATGCCAAAAGCTTGGCGACCAGTCTCCTGACGGCCGGAACGCCCCACCGGCGGGGCAAGCGGATAATCGGGGTCGATGTTCTTTTGCACCAGATACATCTCGACCTCGGGCGCGACCACCGGCTTCCAGCCTTTATTTTCATAAAGCGCCAAAACCTCGCGCAGCACATGGCGCGAAGAAATTTCAACCGCGTCACCATCGGTGTAGAAGCAATCGCAAATCACCTGCGCGGTGGGCTCTTCGTACCAAGGCACGGGGCGAATGGTGGCGGGATCGGGACGCATCACCACATCGCGGTCAACCACGGAAACCAGACCGTCGGTTTCGGGAAAATCGCCGGTGACGGTTTGGGTGAACATGCTTTCGGGCATGCGGTGAGAGTCGGCCTTGAGGCCTTTGAGAAATTTTTCAGTGGGCAGGATTTTACCGCGCGCGATACCGGAAATATCCGGGACCAAACATTCGACTTCGGTAATGCGGTGCTCGATGCACCAACCTTCGATATCGGTAATTTTTTCGTCTTGTGTCATGATTCATTTCTTTGACTGGCGCGCTTTCGGCAGGCTTGGCCAAATCGCTCGAACAGCGCGCGTGAAAATGTATTGTCCATCACCTTCCATTCGGGATGCCACTGCACGCCGACGGCGAACGCTTGAGCATCCTTGACGCGAAAGGCTTCAATCAAACCATCCGGGGCGCGGGCCTCGATCTCCAAATTCGACGCGAGACGCTGCACCCCCTGACCATGTAAGGAATTCACCGTGATTCGGTTCGTGCCCGCGATATCTGCGAACAGACCGCCTTCCACCAAATCAACATCGTGGGCGGGGCCGAAATAGACGTCGGGCTCCTGCTCACGATCCTCGCGATGATCCATCATACCAGAAACCGTGTGCACTTTCTGGTAGAGCGCGCCGCCGAAGGCGACGTTCATTTCCTGAAAGCCGCGGCAAATCGCGAACACCGGCACACCGCTTTCCACCGCGCGGCGGATCAACGGCAAAGTGGTCGCGTCGCGCAACGGGTCGTGCAAGGTGCCTTCTTCGCTGGGCTCGCCATCGTAATGGTGAGGCTCGACGTTCGAGACGCTGCCGGTCAAATAAAGACCGTCGCACATCTCTAGAACATCTTCGGCGTGTGTCCCGTAACCGATGGCCGGCAAGATCAACGGCGTCACGTCCGAAGCTTGGGCCAGTGCGTCGACATACTTGGTGCCGACTGCATAATTTGGAAAGCCGTCCACGTTCTTCACGCACGCTGAAACGGCCACGATGGGCTTGGAGCGCATAATTTAAGTCCGCACCTAAGATTTGAACAGAACCATCGGGCTCTGCGTTCGATATATGCAACACTATCATGCGTATTTGAACGCCACAAGCGGCTTATGAAGATCTTTTTTAAATCTCCTCACAAAATATTATTTTTAAATATATTCAATTACTTATAAATCATTCATCGCACTAATCATGGACGCATTCGGTCATTTACCCCCAATCTCAGTGTTAAAATATAATGGACATTTCACTTGACAATCAGGGGTGTCCGAATGCCATAGTCGGCCCCGGATCAACGCGATCCTCTCTTTAATTATAAATTCCAAAGTATCAGTGGTGACGCAATGAGCACAATTCACAACGACCGCCATGCCGATTCGTATTATGCCGCATCGGCCAACCCGGCGCCGGAACGCGCCAAGTTGGAAGGCGAGGTCAGTTGCGACGTGTGCGTCATCGGTGCGGGCATCACCGGCTCATCTGCGGCCCTTCACTTGGCCGAACAAGGCTACAACGTGGTGGTGCTCGAAGGTCGTCAAGTCGGCTGGGGGGCCTCGGGGCGCAACGGCGGCCAAGCGATCATCGGCTACAACAAAGGCATTCGCGATATCGCGGGTTTGGTCGGCCGCGACGATGCGCAGAAACTTTGGGATTTGGGCCTGGAATCGAAGAAACTGCTCACCGAAACCGTCGAAAAGCACAACATCCAGTGCGACCTCAAGTGGGGTCACTTGATGATGGCCATCAAACCCCGGCAATTCCGCGAGCTGGAAGAAACCAAGGAAGAGCTTGAAACGGAAACCGGCTATCAAGGCCTGCAAATGCTGAGCAAGGCTGAAGCCCGTGACCGGGTCGGCAGCGACAAGTACATCGGCGCGCTTTATGACCCTGAGAGCGGCCATCTGCACCCGCTGAATTACACCTTGGGTCTGGCTGCCGCCGCCGAGGCCGCCGGCGCCAAGATTTACGAAAATTCGCCCGCCACCCACATCCAAGAAGGCGCGGCCCCTGTCATCACCACCCCGTCGGGTTCCGTGCGCTGCAAGCATGTAATCATGTGCGCCAACGCCTATTTGGAAAAGTTGGAGCCCCGCATCTCGAGCAAGATCATGCCGGTCGGCACCTTCATCATCGCCACCGAGCCGCTCGACGACGCGATGGCGAAAAGTCTGATCCGCGACGATGAAGGCGTGGTCGACATCAATTTCGTGCTCAACTACTGGCGACTTTCCGCTGACAAACGCATGCTGTTCGGCGGCCGGGTGAGCTATTCGGGTTTGGTGCCGTTCGACCTCAAGGCCACCATGGGCAACACCATGCGCAACATTTATCCGCAGTTGCAAGACGCCAGGATCGATTACGCCTGGGGCGGCAACGTCGCCATCACCGTCAACCGCCTGCCGCATTT
This region of Magnetovibrio sp. genomic DNA includes:
- a CDS encoding ABC transporter permease subunit, yielding MVPYAWLLVLFLVPFFIVFKISFSEIRIAIPPYAPLYEMVNDTYLQITLNLANYQRLFSDSLYVNSYLSSLKIAVLSTVLTLLVGYPIAYGMARAPKTWRLPLVMLVILPFWTSFLIRVYAWIGILKPEGFLNMFLIWLGIIDEPLVILHTDVAVYIGIVYSYLPFMILPLYSSLEKMDHSLLEAASDLGCPPFQAFWKVTFPLSLPGVIAGCFLVFIPAVGEFVIPDLLGGSSTLMIGKTLWAEFFNNRDWPLASAAAVILLLMLVVPIVWFQKFQSRRSALGE
- a CDS encoding ABC transporter permease subunit; protein product: MLKQWSWFNKLSLVLGFSFLYVPILLLVIYSFNESRLVTVWAGFSTKWYGALLQNEGILSAAMVTIKVALISSTFATVFGTMAGFSMVRFGRFRGRTLFNGMIYAPLVMPEVITGLSLLLMFVAISLDRGMWTITLAHTTFSMCYVAVVIQARLNSFDRSIEEAAMDLGCTPLKTFFVITLPVILPGVLSGWLLSFTLSLDDLVIASFTTGPGATTLPMKIYSMVRLGVTPEINAVSTILIGIVAVGVLLTSIMHKKREDQRKKDEMLAAASS
- a CDS encoding FAD-binding oxidoreductase codes for the protein MSTIHNDRHADSYYAASANPAPERAKLEGEVSCDVCVIGAGITGSSAALHLAEQGYNVVVLEGRQVGWGASGRNGGQAIIGYNKGIRDIAGLVGRDDAQKLWDLGLESKKLLTETVEKHNIQCDLKWGHLMMAIKPRQFRELEETKEELETETGYQGLQMLSKAEARDRVGSDKYIGALYDPESGHLHPLNYTLGLAAAAEAAGAKIYENSPATHIQEGAAPVITTPSGSVRCKHVIMCANAYLEKLEPRISSKIMPVGTFIIATEPLDDAMAKSLIRDDEGVVDINFVLNYWRLSADKRMLFGGRVSYSGLVPFDLKATMGNTMRNIYPQLQDARIDYAWGGNVAITVNRLPHFGRVGKNIYFAHGFSGHGVLFTGLAGKLMAEAVQGTAERFDVFTRIPHMSFPGGALMRKPALVAAMAYFKLRDLL
- a CDS encoding ABC transporter ATP-binding protein, with the translated sequence MADASSQARKVFAPWLEADKKPFVRIENVTKKFGNFTAVDNISLDIYEREFFSLLGPSGCGKTTLLRMLAGFEIPTSGRIIIDGEDMSTVPPHKRPVNMMFQSYALFPHMTVEQNIAFGLKQDRMPKTEIADQVERMINLVKLNSFAKRKPDQLSGGQRQRVALARSLAKNPKMLLLDEPLGALDKKLREETQFELMNIQEKLGITFVIVTHDQEEAMTVSSRIAVMDHGTVAQVAGPGEVYEYPNSRKVAEFIGDVNILEGRIGDVQADTAQILINGIDAPVRSGRSVNAVAGEMAWVAIRPEKMIVSLNPPKNMTENVLQGEVWDIAYLGKLSVYHVRLDDGRMVTVAMTNRSRETERTITWEDRVYVTWSPDASVVLLS
- a CDS encoding aspartate aminotransferase family protein; translation: MNVVLNSTSQWQQEDREHHLHPFTDIAQLNAKGVRVITKADGVYLWDSEGEKIIDGMSGLWCVNIGYGRKELSEVAARQMDELAYYNTFFQTTTMPATSLATLLSEVTPDGLNHVFYGNSGSESNDTVVRLAWRYWAAKGQPNKTVFIARQNAYHGSTLAGSSLGGMGYMHKQGPLPLPGFEHIEQPHWYFNGADMTSDEYGIKAAGKLEEKILELGADNVAAFIGEPIQGAGGVIVPPDSYWPEIQRICRKYDILLVSDEVICGFGRTGEWFGCQSFGFEPDMMTMAKGMSSGYIPISGVMVHDRLVDVLKDSGDFNHGYTYSGHPVAAAVAQANISILRDEGLVERVKTDIGPYMQERLKAFADHPLVGQVRGRGLIAALELVKDKETHQPFDKVGEVGMICRNHCFENNIIMRATGDSMLLAPPLVITKAEIDELLDKALMCLDLTAKDIGMM
- a CDS encoding glutamine synthetase family protein; amino-acid sequence: MTQDEKITDIEGWCIEHRITEVECLVPDISGIARGKILPTEKFLKGLKADSHRMPESMFTQTVTGDFPETDGLVSVVDRDVVMRPDPATIRPVPWYEEPTAQVICDCFYTDGDAVEISSRHVLREVLALYENKGWKPVVAPEVEMYLVQKNIDPDYPLAPPVGRSGRQETGRQAFGIDAANEFDAVFEDVYDYCDAERIDIDTLNHEGGAAQMEVNFLHGEALDLADQVFLFKRTLRQTAINHDVYATFMAKPMQQESGSALHIHQSLYDIESGNNVFSDEAGQNTTLFLSYLAGLQTYAPLMMPLFAPNVNSYRRFTYEEAPINTHWGVDNRSCGLRIPRSEPSARRIENRLPGADVNPYLAIAGTLACGYLGMIENLAPTEEEKGNAYILPKHLPTHLSDALKRFEQNESVRGVLGDRFVDLYCIVKREEQITYDQVISSWEREHLLLNV
- a CDS encoding gamma-glutamyl-gamma-aminobutyrate hydrolase family protein, with protein sequence MRSKPIVAVSACVKNVDGFPNYAVGTKYVDALAQASDVTPLILPAIGYGTHAEDVLEMCDGLYLTGSVSNVEPHHYDGEPSEEGTLHDPLRDATTLPLIRRAVESGVPVFAICRGFQEMNVAFGGALYQKVHTVSGMMDHREDREQEPDVYFGPAHDVDLVEGGLFADIAGTNRITVNSLHGQGVQRLASNLEIEARAPDGLIEAFRVKDAQAFAVGVQWHPEWKVMDNTFSRALFERFGQACRKRASQRNES
- a CDS encoding polyamine ABC transporter substrate-binding protein; amino-acid sequence: MKKFGAALLAVAALALSACGDKPEEKIVNVYNWSDYIDEEILAEFEAETGIKVVYDVFDSNDVLETKLLAGGSGYDVVVPSGTFLGRQIQAGVFQELDREKLTNWGNLWDLVLDRTSKWDPGNKYAVNYMWGTTGIGYNVNMVNERMADAPVNSWDMIFKPEVAAKFADCGIYMLDAGDEMIPAALNYIGEDPDSKDVNVIAKAEAVLMAIRPYIRKFHSSEYIDALANGDICVAVGWSGDVLQARDRAAEANNGVEISYVAPNEGALMWFDMMAIPADAAHPNNAHTFINYIMRPEVMAKASNYVYYANGNKASEKFLAEDVIGDPAIYPTPEALKTLYITTPYDTDSQRAVTRLWTRVKSGQ